From Geobacter sp., one genomic window encodes:
- a CDS encoding NAD(P)H-binding protein, which yields MNSAEKVFIVGCGDVGIRVARHLLATGCHVSGFVRTAENADRLQQPGISPVLGNLDEPESLINLPTAGAIVYYFAPPPGGGFRDTRLRNWCAAISPDAKPARVIYLSTSGVYGDCGEMTVTEETPPNPQTSRAKRRFDAETFLAEWGKKERVPVIILRVTGIYGPGRLPVMHLMNGTPLLNAHEAPSTNRIHAEDLARVCIAAAAKGVDGDIINVSDGEHGTMTQYFNAVADLLGIPRPPQVNREEAARLMPPLLYSYFSESRRMDNRRMLEHLGIALLYPTLAEGLPSCRPDNWQTPPAKGGNHL from the coding sequence ATGAACTCTGCAGAAAAGGTTTTCATCGTCGGTTGCGGCGATGTCGGCATACGCGTGGCCAGACACCTGCTCGCCACCGGCTGCCACGTATCCGGATTCGTTCGCACTGCCGAAAATGCCGATCGCTTACAACAGCCTGGAATATCTCCTGTTCTGGGGAATCTGGATGAACCGGAATCACTCATCAACCTGCCGACTGCAGGTGCAATCGTCTATTATTTTGCCCCCCCGCCCGGCGGTGGGTTCAGGGATACGCGGCTGAGAAACTGGTGTGCCGCCATTTCACCGGATGCGAAACCGGCACGGGTCATTTACCTCAGTACCAGCGGAGTGTATGGCGATTGCGGGGAAATGACCGTTACCGAGGAGACACCACCCAACCCGCAGACTTCGCGGGCAAAGCGCCGATTCGATGCAGAAACGTTTCTTGCGGAGTGGGGGAAAAAGGAACGGGTCCCGGTCATAATCCTGAGAGTTACCGGTATCTATGGTCCGGGCAGGTTGCCGGTGATGCACCTGATGAACGGCACGCCACTGCTCAATGCGCATGAAGCGCCTTCAACGAACCGCATTCATGCGGAGGATCTTGCCAGGGTCTGTATCGCTGCCGCCGCCAAGGGGGTGGATGGCGACATCATCAATGTCAGCGACGGCGAGCATGGAACCATGACCCAATACTTCAATGCCGTTGCAGACCTTCTCGGTATTCCCCGTCCTCCCCAGGTGAACAGGGAAGAAGCGGCACGACTCATGCCGCCGCTCCTGTACTCCTACTTCAGCGAAAGCAGGCGGATGGATAATCGTCGGATGCTGGAACACCTGGGGATAGCGCTCCTCTATCCGACGCTGGCAGAGGGGCTCCCCTCCTGCAGGCCCGATAATTGGCAGACACCACCGGCCAAAGGAGGAAACCACCTGTAA
- the lptC gene encoding LPS export ABC transporter periplasmic protein LptC, giving the protein MRTAGKIRLLLALVIMAAIIVLAVVIHRHLPARRQPASAPLSSGRSADLALQGIRFTETRNGNTKWILLANRADYDTEQSLVHLVGVKLNLLAGGPAGDIHLTAAQAEYNSATKDVLLRGGVKATSSSGMEFTTASVRFLAAQELLTTDDSVKYSDGSIMVEGKGMEYRVASARLRVKNDVTAHVNNGMHR; this is encoded by the coding sequence ATGCGGACAGCGGGTAAAATCAGGCTGCTTTTGGCACTGGTGATAATGGCGGCCATTATCGTGCTGGCGGTTGTTATTCATCGGCACCTTCCGGCGCGGAGGCAGCCAGCTTCAGCCCCCCTTTCGTCAGGACGATCAGCGGACCTGGCGCTGCAAGGAATCCGTTTTACCGAGACCCGTAACGGTAACACCAAATGGATACTTCTGGCCAACCGGGCTGATTATGATACGGAACAGAGCCTGGTGCATCTGGTTGGGGTAAAATTGAACCTGCTTGCCGGCGGGCCGGCCGGAGATATCCACCTGACCGCTGCACAGGCCGAATACAATAGTGCCACCAAGGATGTTCTGTTGCGTGGAGGGGTCAAGGCAACGAGCAGCTCAGGCATGGAATTCACCACTGCCAGCGTCCGTTTTCTTGCAGCGCAAGAACTGTTGACCACCGATGATTCGGTGAAATACTCCGACGGCAGTATCATGGTGGAAGGAAAAGGGATGGAATACCGGGTGGCAAGTGCCAGGCTGCGGGTAAAGAACGACGTGACGGCGCATGTCAATAATGGTATGCACCGGTGA
- a CDS encoding response regulator, whose translation MNELKILLIEDNPDDEFLTRRILSKLDQNNVSVVHEGEQALRYLFGDETTHPGAQVRNKPDLILLDIRMPLVDGLDFLEVAHSNLRTHDIPVIVVSSSRLEREVERCFELGARAYLTKPIDSKELVRIIEQHCQSS comes from the coding sequence ATGAACGAGTTGAAAATCCTCCTGATAGAAGACAACCCCGATGACGAATTCCTCACCCGCCGCATTCTGTCCAAACTCGACCAGAACAACGTCAGTGTCGTCCACGAGGGAGAACAGGCGCTCCGGTATCTGTTCGGGGATGAAACCACACACCCCGGGGCTCAGGTCCGAAACAAACCCGACCTGATCCTTCTGGACATCAGGATGCCCCTGGTTGATGGACTGGACTTTCTTGAGGTGGCCCACTCAAACCTGCGCACCCATGATATCCCGGTCATCGTTGTCAGCTCTTCACGCCTTGAACGGGAAGTGGAGCGTTGCTTTGAACTGGGAGCGAGGGCATATCTCACCAAACCGATCGACAGCAAGGAACTCGTGAGAATCATCGAACAACACTGCCAGAGCAGCTAG
- a CDS encoding CTP synthase codes for MKTKFIFVTGGVVSSIGKGLASASLGALLEARGLRVTLQKLDPYINVDPGTMSPFQHGEVFVTDDGAETDLDLGHYERYTSAKLSKKSNFTTGQVYYSVIEKERRGDYLGGTVQVIPHITDEIKHKIIENAKGHDVAIVEVGGTVGDIESLPFLEAIRQFRHDRGAGNTLYLHVTLVPYIRTAGELKSKPTQHSVKELQEIGIQPDILICRCEQELPKELKAKIALFCNVDEKAVITSADAEHIYAVPLALHREGLDEQVVDKLNIWTKSPDLTPWQEVVEKLRNPAHGEVRIAIVGKYVNLADSYKSLNEALVHGGIANDCRVRLTFVDAEKIEQEGVDGLLDDADGILVPGGFGERGTEGKIMAIEYARTRRVPFFGICLGMQMAVVEFARNVCGLTDAFSSEFKVDCGNPVIHLMEEQKGVSRKGGTMRLGAYPCSLAKGTFAQKAYGAADILERHRHRYEFNNAFRDRLTGNGLVLSGIYPEVDLVEVVEIADHPWFLGCQFHPEFKSKPLNPHPLFRAFIAAALSNRKG; via the coding sequence ATGAAGACCAAATTCATTTTTGTTACCGGAGGAGTGGTCTCCTCCATCGGCAAGGGGCTTGCTTCTGCATCGCTGGGAGCTCTTCTGGAGGCTCGTGGCCTTCGTGTGACCCTGCAGAAGCTCGATCCGTACATCAACGTCGATCCCGGAACCATGTCGCCGTTCCAGCACGGCGAGGTGTTCGTCACGGATGATGGCGCCGAGACTGATCTGGACCTCGGACATTACGAACGCTACACCTCAGCCAAGCTCTCCAAGAAGAGCAATTTCACCACCGGCCAGGTCTACTATTCAGTGATCGAGAAGGAGCGCCGGGGGGATTATCTCGGCGGCACCGTCCAGGTCATTCCCCACATTACCGACGAGATCAAGCACAAGATCATCGAGAATGCCAAGGGGCACGATGTGGCCATCGTCGAAGTAGGGGGGACCGTGGGCGACATCGAATCGCTCCCCTTCCTGGAGGCGATCCGCCAGTTTCGCCATGACCGGGGGGCGGGCAACACCCTCTATCTCCATGTAACCCTGGTCCCCTATATCCGGACTGCCGGCGAGCTGAAGTCGAAACCGACCCAGCATTCAGTGAAGGAGCTGCAGGAGATCGGCATCCAGCCCGATATCCTGATCTGCCGCTGCGAACAGGAACTCCCCAAGGAGTTGAAGGCCAAGATCGCCCTTTTCTGTAACGTGGACGAGAAGGCCGTCATTACCTCTGCCGATGCCGAGCACATCTATGCCGTGCCCCTGGCCCTGCACCGTGAAGGGCTCGATGAGCAGGTGGTGGACAAGCTCAATATCTGGACCAAATCGCCGGATCTCACTCCGTGGCAGGAGGTTGTGGAAAAGCTGCGCAACCCTGCCCATGGAGAGGTGCGGATTGCCATTGTCGGCAAGTACGTGAACCTGGCCGATTCCTACAAATCGCTCAACGAGGCGCTGGTACACGGCGGCATCGCCAACGACTGCCGGGTGCGTCTCACCTTTGTCGATGCGGAAAAGATCGAGCAGGAAGGGGTGGACGGTCTGCTGGACGATGCGGACGGCATTCTGGTTCCCGGCGGTTTCGGCGAACGGGGAACGGAAGGGAAGATCATGGCCATCGAATACGCCCGGACGCGGCGGGTCCCCTTTTTCGGGATCTGCCTGGGGATGCAGATGGCAGTGGTGGAGTTTGCCCGCAACGTCTGCGGGCTTACCGATGCCTTTTCCAGTGAATTCAAGGTAGATTGCGGCAATCCGGTCATTCACCTCATGGAGGAGCAGAAAGGGGTATCCCGAAAGGGCGGAACCATGCGTCTCGGTGCCTATCCCTGTTCGCTGGCCAAGGGGACCTTTGCCCAGAAGGCATACGGTGCTGCCGATATCCTGGAACGGCATCGCCATCGTTACGAATTCAACAACGCGTTCCGTGACCGTTTGACCGGCAACGGGTTGGTCCTGTCCGGCATCTATCCCGAGGTAGACCTGGTGGAGGTGGTGGAGATTGCCGACCATCCCTGGTTCCTCGGCTGTCAGTTCCACCCTGAATTCAAGTCCAAACCGCTCAATCCGCATCCGCTCTTCCGCGCCTTTATTGCAGCGGCGCTCTCGAACAGAAAGGGCTGA
- a CDS encoding KpsF/GutQ family sugar-phosphate isomerase, whose amino-acid sequence MIVQEAKRVIQVEADALKALAERIDGEFERAVEMILSSRGRVVVSGMGKSGLVGQKIASTMASTGTPAFFLHPAEGIHGDLGMIMKGDVVIGVSNSGETEELLRILPVIKRLGARLIAMTGNPVSTLGRAGDIVLDISVKEEACPLGLAPTASTTATLAMGDALAVALLVQRGFSAEDFALFHPGGSLGKKLLLTVADFMHSGDAMPLVSEETPMREALFVITAKKLGASGVVDAKGRLVGVITDGDLRRALERGSDIINQPAGALMTRNPKRIKGMELAAKALQQMEEFSITSLFVFEDDTSDIPIGIIHLHDLLKAGLA is encoded by the coding sequence ATGATAGTTCAGGAAGCAAAACGGGTCATACAGGTTGAGGCCGACGCCCTCAAGGCACTGGCGGAACGGATAGACGGCGAGTTTGAACGGGCCGTCGAGATGATACTGTCGTCCCGGGGTCGGGTGGTTGTCTCCGGCATGGGGAAATCGGGGTTGGTCGGCCAGAAGATAGCTTCCACCATGGCGTCCACCGGGACCCCGGCATTTTTCCTCCACCCCGCCGAAGGGATTCATGGCGACCTGGGCATGATCATGAAGGGGGATGTGGTGATCGGTGTCTCCAACAGCGGCGAGACCGAGGAGCTCTTGCGCATCCTTCCGGTGATCAAGCGGTTGGGAGCCCGGCTCATCGCCATGACCGGCAACCCTGTATCGACCCTCGGGCGAGCCGGCGATATCGTCCTGGACATCTCCGTAAAAGAGGAGGCCTGCCCCCTGGGGCTGGCTCCCACTGCATCCACCACCGCCACCCTGGCCATGGGGGACGCTCTGGCAGTTGCTCTGCTCGTTCAGCGCGGATTCAGCGCCGAAGATTTCGCGCTGTTCCATCCCGGCGGTTCTCTGGGAAAAAAACTGCTCCTCACGGTGGCCGATTTCATGCACAGTGGCGATGCCATGCCTCTGGTCAGCGAAGAGACACCCATGCGCGAGGCGCTCTTCGTCATCACTGCCAAAAAACTGGGAGCATCGGGTGTCGTGGATGCCAAGGGGAGATTGGTGGGGGTCATTACCGATGGCGACCTGCGGCGTGCCCTGGAGCGGGGGAGCGACATCATCAATCAGCCGGCCGGCGCTCTCATGACCCGCAATCCCAAGCGCATCAAGGGTATGGAACTTGCCGCCAAGGCCCTGCAGCAGATGGAGGAGTTCTCCATTACCTCCCTTTTCGTCTTCGAAGACGACACCTCTGATATTCCGATCGGTATCATCCACCTGCACGATCTTCTCAAGGCAGGACTGGCCTGA
- the kdsA gene encoding 3-deoxy-8-phosphooctulonate synthase — MTREIVTGNVRMGGNRPLVLIAGPCVIENELNTLRTAERLMTICNAVSMPLVFKASYDKANRTSVGSFRGTGLKEGLRILAKVRESLEVPVLSDIHSIEQIPAAAEVLDVLQIPAFLCRQTDLLVAAAKTGRVINIKKGQFLAPWDMENVVGKAQSTGNEQIVLTERGVTFGYNNLVVDMRSLPIMRGTGCPVVFDATHSVQLPGGQGGSSGGQREFVEYLSRAAVATGVDGVFMEVHENPDKALCDGPNSLKLDDLADLLKQLKAIDHIVKHEK, encoded by the coding sequence ATGACCAGGGAAATCGTTACGGGAAATGTGCGGATGGGCGGCAATCGGCCGCTCGTTCTCATTGCAGGCCCTTGTGTGATCGAGAACGAGTTGAACACCCTCCGCACTGCAGAGCGGTTGATGACCATCTGCAATGCCGTCTCCATGCCGCTCGTGTTCAAGGCATCCTATGACAAGGCAAACCGGACGTCGGTGGGCTCATTTCGCGGTACCGGTCTGAAAGAGGGGCTGCGGATCCTGGCCAAGGTCAGGGAGTCGCTGGAGGTGCCGGTACTCTCCGATATCCACTCCATAGAGCAGATACCCGCTGCGGCCGAGGTGCTGGATGTGCTGCAGATCCCGGCATTTCTCTGCCGTCAGACCGACCTGCTGGTGGCTGCGGCAAAGACCGGCAGGGTGATCAATATCAAGAAAGGGCAGTTCCTCGCCCCCTGGGATATGGAGAACGTGGTGGGGAAGGCCCAGTCCACCGGCAATGAACAGATCGTCCTCACGGAACGCGGGGTCACCTTTGGTTACAACAACCTGGTGGTCGATATGCGGAGCCTGCCGATCATGCGGGGTACCGGCTGCCCGGTAGTCTTCGATGCCACCCACAGCGTGCAGCTTCCCGGCGGCCAGGGAGGTTCTTCCGGCGGCCAGCGGGAATTCGTGGAGTATCTTTCCCGCGCTGCCGTTGCCACGGGTGTCGACGGGGTTTTCATGGAGGTTCATGAGAATCCCGACAAGGCGCTCTGCGATGGTCCCAATTCACTGAAACTCGACGACCTTGCCGATCTCCTGAAGCAGTTGAAGGCGATCGACCATATCGTAAAGCATGAGAAATGA
- a CDS encoding HAD-IIIA family hydrolase codes for MNDRLKEIKLLLLDVDGVLTDGRIIYDANGVESKFFNVKDGHGIKMVQRAGIEVGIVSGRQSQVVANRAAELGIDLVYQKALDKLTPYLEILRQKGLTDANVAFVGDDIIDIPVLRRVGFAAAPADALDYVQEEVHFVTRNRGGWGAVREVCDLLLKGIGAWESVTARYYGG; via the coding sequence ATGAACGATCGACTCAAGGAGATTAAACTTCTGCTGCTCGATGTGGACGGTGTGCTGACCGACGGCCGCATCATCTATGATGCCAACGGTGTCGAGTCCAAGTTCTTCAATGTCAAGGATGGCCACGGTATCAAGATGGTCCAGCGGGCAGGGATCGAGGTGGGGATCGTCTCGGGCCGCCAGTCCCAGGTGGTTGCCAACCGCGCAGCCGAACTGGGGATCGACCTGGTCTATCAGAAGGCCCTGGACAAGCTGACACCCTATCTGGAAATCCTCCGTCAGAAGGGGCTTACGGACGCAAACGTGGCATTTGTCGGCGACGATATCATCGACATCCCGGTCCTGCGCCGGGTCGGTTTCGCTGCCGCGCCTGCGGATGCGCTGGATTATGTGCAGGAAGAGGTCCATTTCGTGACGCGGAACAGGGGTGGCTGGGGGGCGGTTCGCGAGGTCTGCGACTTGCTCCTCAAGGGGATCGGCGCCTGGGAGAGCGTGACGGCGCGCTATTACGGCGGGTAA